The DNA segment tacgcccctaatccccaaattcccgtGTTTTCCAATCCCTTCCCAAATCGCTGTATTAGCTATTACTTCCGGCCTCCCTCCCcatctctctgttttaccctccctccctacccgaccctctcctcttccgtcctaatcattttctcctcccatttcccactGCTTCCGTTGATTATTCTGTCCTCAGAAAAAGCTTCCATCTCATCTGGAAACAGATTCATCTGAAACTAGTAGCATTCAGGACGAGCCAGAAGTGTCTGAGCTCATTCCTCCACCAGGAAAGATTCAAAGAGGTCTGCATCATGAAGCTGAGGATGCTGATTCTAGGGATGTTACAGTGATGGAAGTGGGAAGCTCTAGTGTAGTGTCAAACGCGAGACCAAGGAGAAAATTTATTCAGAGAGCTGGGTTGGGCAACCAGGAGACTCTGGCCAGTCCATCTGTTACTTTGGCATCTCAAAGTACTTCCCAGGCATCTCGTTCCAACACAAGCAAGTATGGTTTGAGAAATCTAAGATGTAGCTCTATTTCTCATGTTGTCCTGACGGGTTGTTCGTCCTCAGATTCAAGCCTTAGCAAAAAGAAAGACATGGTAAAAAAGAGGAACTCTGATGAAGAGGCTAGTTCCTCAGCCAGGGGGAATAAGTTGAGTGGGTCATCTTTGGAGGGGCGAAACAACAGTTCTGGCCATGGTGTTTCTATTTCTGATTCAAGACGAGCCAGGAATTGGCCTCCTAACAGGGACAGCACTGTCGCTTCTTCAGTTAGGACTCGGAGGTCAAACAGTAGTTATGTTAGAGGCAGACCTCCTAACCAAACAAATGGAAATAGTTTAAGTTTGAACCAGTCCTCCGTAGTCATGTCGCTAGTTCCTCAATCTGATATACCTAACGATTTGAATGCTCCTGTTTCCACAGAAACTGTCTCCACTCTTGTTAGTCCTTATAGTCAAGCAGGTAGTATAAGTGAGGGTTTGCACAGTATCATGCAGTCTAGTCCTTCAGAAGTTGGCGTTAACCGCACCTTAGTGAACCAAGATAGCTTCCGGCACTACAATATGGATGGTATTGCAGAGGTATATTAACAGTATATCTCAGCCTGCAGTCCTAGCTCAGATTTAGAACTTTCTCATTTTTCATTGTTTCTTTGTTGCAATTAGCTTTTACCCATTAATATGTCTCAAATCATCTGTTCCATGTTTATGCAGGTATTATTAGCACTTCAGAGGATCGAACAAGATGAAGAGTTGACATATGAGGTACCTAGTCTCGAACCATCGTGCTTTGCCTGGTTCTTTTGCTGATTTCTGTTCCTGTGTTGCAGCAATTACTTGTTCTAGAGACCAGCTTGTTCCTTAATGGCCTAGACTTTTATGACCAGCATAGAGACATGAGACTGGATATAGATAATATGTCATATgaggtttgtttttgttttgctaTGTCAGTGCTaagtatatatgttt comes from the Gossypium hirsutum isolate 1008001.06 chromosome A06, Gossypium_hirsutum_v2.1, whole genome shotgun sequence genome and includes:
- the LOC107962701 gene encoding E3 ubiquitin-protein ligase MBR2 — its product is FCPQKKLPSHLETDSSETSSIQDEPEVSELIPPPGKIQRGLHHEAEDADSRDVTVMEVGSSSVVSNARPRRKFIQRAGLGNQETLASPSVTLASQSTSQASRSNTSKYGLRNLRCSSISHVVLTGCSSSDSSLSKKKDMVKKRNSDEEASSSARGNKLSGSSLEGRNNSSGHGVSISDSRRARNWPPNRDSTVASSVRTRRSNSSYVRGRPPNQTNGNSLSLNQSSVVMSLVPQSDIPNDLNAPVSTETVSTLVSPYSQAGSISEGLHSIMQSSPSEVGVNRTLVNQDSFRHYNMDGIAEVLLALQRIEQDEELTYEQLLVLETSLFLNGLDFYDQHRDMRLDIDNMSYEELLALEERMGNVSIGLSEEALSKCLKKSIYDTASSEFANVSYEGEKDDVKCSICQEEYVNGDEVGRLQCEHRYHVACVQQWLRVKNWCPICKASAEKPHNLLHSPHD